A single Argentina anserina chromosome 7, drPotAnse1.1, whole genome shotgun sequence DNA region contains:
- the LOC126802067 gene encoding GABA transporter 1-like: MGTAAAPYMLELASEGDHQKQNGVVASSPPKELDAGALFVLKSQGSWLHVGYHLTTSIVAPVLLSLSFAMALLGWVGGVIWVALAGLVTFYSYNLLSLVLEHQEKLGNRQLRFRDMARDILGPAWGKYLIGPLQFWICYGAVIACTLLGGQSLKFIYLLSNPDGSHGTMKLYQFIIMFGGVTLFLAQMPSFHSLRHINLVSLILCLAYSSCVTAGCIYIGHTKNAPIQDYSIKGSTKDQYFGIFNGISIIATTYASGIIPEIQATLAPPVKGKMFKGLCVCYSVIVTTYFSVAMSGYWAFGNQVMGTVLSNFMGVKKPLLPTWFLLMTNVFTLLQVLAVTLVYLQPTNEVFEKKFADPKMNQFSGRNVVPRLILRSLTVVVATFFAAMLPFFGDIMALFGAFGCIPLDFILPMILYNVSFKPSKQSLIFWVNTLIAGVSFLLVGVGAVASVRQIVLDAKTYRLFANM, from the exons atgggaaCTGCGGCTGCTCCATACATGTTAGAATTAGCATCTGAAGGTGATCATCAGAAACAAAATGGTGTCGTGGCCAGCAGTCCTCCGAAAGAGCTCGACGCTGGAGCTCTCTTCGTCCTCAAATCGCAAG GTTCATGGCTGCATGTTGGGTACCACTTGACGACATCAATAGTGGCTCCGGTGCTTCTAAGTCTTTCATTTGCGATGGCGTTGCTCGGCTGGGTTGGAGGAGTCATTTGGGTAGCTTTGGCAGGTTTGGTCACCTTCTACTCCTACAATCTTCTCTCTTTAGTTCTTGAGCACCAAGAAAAGCTTGGCAATCGACAACTTCGATTCCGAGACATGGCCAGAGACATCTTAG gtcctGCGTGGGGCAAATATTTGATTGGTCCTCTGCAGTTTTGGATATGCTATGGTGCAGTCATTGCTTGCACATTACTTGGAGGCCAGAGCCTAAAG TTCATTTACTTGCTCTCTAATCCAGATGGAAGTCATGGTACAATGAAGTTGTACCAGTTTATAATTATGTTCGGAGGCGTCACACTCTTTTTGGCTCAAATGCCATCCTTCCATTCCTTACGGCACATTAACCTCGTTTCTCTTATCCTTTGTCTTGCATACAGCTCCTGCGTCACTGCTGGTTGCATATACATTG GACATACAAAGAATGCTCCTATACAGGACTATTCCATAAAAGGAAGCACAAAAGATCAGTATTTTGGTATCTTCAATGGCATCTCAATCATTGCTACAACATACGCAAGTGGAATAATTCCAGAAATACAG GCAACTTTAGCACCTCCAGTAAAAGGCAAGATGTTCAAAGGGCTATGTGTGTGCTATAGTGTTATAGTAACAACCTATTTCAGTGTGGCAATGTCTGGATATTGGGCGTTTGGCAACCAAGTTATGGGAACAGTTCTTTCCAACTTCATGGGTGTTAAGAAGCCTCTACTTCCTACCTGGTTTTTGCTAATGACCAATGTCTTCACTCTTCTCCAAGTCTTGGCTGTCACATTG GTTTACTTGCAACCAACAAATGAAGTGTTTGAGAAGAAATTTGCAGATCCAAAAATGAATCAATTCTCCGGCCGTAATGTTGTACCACGATTGATTCTGCGGTCGCTTACTGTCGTGGTTGCTACATTTTTCGCTGCGATGTTACCATTTTTCGGAGATATTATGGCTTTGTTTGGGGCGTTTGGATGCATTCCTCTAGATTTCATTTTGCCAATGATATTGTACAATGTGAGTTTCAAGCCCTCAAAGCAGAGTCTCATCTTTTGGGTTAACACACTAATAGCAGGAGTATCGTTCTTGTTAGTCGGAGTAGGGGCTGTGGCATCTGTTAGACAAATAGTTCTTGATGCTAAAACATATCGCCTATTTGCTAATatgtga